In one Tripterygium wilfordii isolate XIE 37 chromosome 22, ASM1340144v1, whole genome shotgun sequence genomic region, the following are encoded:
- the LOC119990564 gene encoding transmembrane 9 superfamily member 12-like has product MAFSMTSKSRMPKIVWALLFPVLFAHACFGFYLPGSYMHTYAPGQPILAKVNSLTSIETELPFSYYSLPYCKPPGGIKKSAENLGELLMGDQIDNSPYRFRMNVNETVYLCTTNPLSEHEVKLLKQRTRDLYQVNMILDNLPVMRYATQNGVKIQWTGFPIGYTPGNSNDDYIINHLKFTVLVHEYEGSGVEIIGTGEEGMGVISEADKKKASGFEIVGFEVQPCSIKYDPEVMTKLHTYDNISSVSCPSELDKSQIIRDQERVSFTYEVEFVKSDIRWPSRWDAYLKMEGARVHWFSILNSLMVIFFLAGIVFVIFLRTVRRDLTRYEELDKEAQAQMNEELSGWKLVVGDVFREPECSKLLCVMVADGVQIMGMAVVTIVFAALGFMSPASRGMLLTGMIILYLFLGSIAGYVGVRMWRTIKGTSEGWKSVSWSVACFFPGIVFIILTALNFLLWGSNSTGAIPISMYFVLLALWFCISVPLTLLGGVFGTRAEAIQYPVRTNQIPREIPARKYSSWLLVLGAGTLPFGTLFIELFFILSSIWLGRFYYVFGFLLMVLSLLVVVCAEVSVVLTYMHLCVEDWRWWWKSFFASGSVSLYVFLYSINYLVFDLQSLSGPVSAMLYLGYSLLMAVAVMLSTGAIGFLMSFYFVHHLFSSVKID; this is encoded by the coding sequence ATGGCTTTCTCGATGACATCAAAAAGTAGGATGCCCAAAATCGTCTGGGCTCTCCTCTTTCCGGTCCTCTTTGCCCATGCCTGCTTTGGGTTTTATCTGCCAGGAAGCTACATGCACACATATGCACCTGGTCAACCCATACTTGCCAAAGTTAACTCATTGACTTCTATTGAAACTGAGCTTCCATTTAGCTACTACAGTCTGCCTTACTGCAAACCCCCTGGTGGAATTAAGAAGAGTGCCGAGAATCTCGGAGAACTCCTCATGGGAGATCAAATTGATAACTCACCATACCGATTTCGGATGAATGTCAATGAGACTGTGTATCTCTGCACTACAAATCCGTTGAGTGAACATGAGGTTAAGCTTTTGAAGCAGAGAACTCGTGATCTGTATCAAGTGAATATGATTTTAGATAATCTTCCTGTGATGAGGTATGCTACGCAGAATGGGGTTAAAATTCAGTGGACGGGATTCCCCATTGGGTATACTCCTGGAAACAGTAATGATGATTACATTATCAACCACCTCAAGTTCACAGTCTTGGTCCACGAGTACGAAGGAAGTGGCGTGGAGATTATTGGTACTGGGGAAGAAGGTATGGGTGTGATTTCTGAAGCTGATAAGAAGAAGGCTTCCGGTTTCGAGATTGTCGGTTTTGAGGTCCAACCTTGTAGTATCAAGTATGATCCTGAAGTGATGACAAAACTCCACACGTATGACAACATTTCATCTGTGAGCTGCCCCTCTGAGCTTGATAAGTCTCAAATAATAAGGGACCAAGAGAGGGTGTCCTTCACTTATGAGGTTGAGTTTGTGAAAAGTGATATTAGATGGCCATCTCGATGGGATGCTTATTTGAAGATGGAAGGTGCTCGTGTTCACTGGTTTTCAATCCTTAATTCACTCATGGTGATCTTTTTCCTGGCTGGAATTGTGTTCGTCATATTTTTAAGGACTGTGAGAAGGGATTTGACTAGGTATGAAGAACTGGACAAAGAAGCTCAAGCACAGATGAATGAAGAGCTTTCTGGGTGGAAGCTTGTTGTGGGTGATGTATTCAGAGAACCAGAGTGTTCCAAACTTCTTTGCGTGATGGTTGCTGATGGGGTACAGATTATGGGTATGGCAGTTGTCACTATTGTATTTGCAGCCCTCGGTTTCATGTCACCGGCATCACGAGGAATGCTGTTGACAGGGATGATAATTCTTTACCTTTTCTTGGGCAGCATTGCCGGGTACGTTGGTGTGCGAATGTGGAGAACCATCAAGGGAACTTCAGAGGGGTGGAAGTCAGTTTCATGGTCAGTTGCATGCTTCTTTCCTGGAATTGTCTTTATCATCCTTACAGCACTAAACTTCCTTCTTTGGGGCAGTAATAGTACTGGTGCTATCCCAATTTCCATGTATTTTGTACTGCTGGCTCTTTGGTTCTGCATATCAGTGCCACTCACCCTCTTGGGAGGAGTTTTTGGCACACGAGCTGAGGCCATCCAGTATCCTGTGCGAACCAACCAGATTCCTCGGGAAATTCCAGCCCGCAAATATTCATCATGGCTTTTGGTTCTCGGTGCTGGAACCCTTCCTTTTGGAACTCTCTTCATTGAGCTTTTCTTCATCCTTTCTAGCATCTGGCTTGGGAGGTTCTATTATGTATTTGGGTTCCTGCTGATGGTTCTTTCCCTGCTGGTTGTTGTTTGTGCTGAAGTATCAGTTGTCTTAACCTATATGCATCTCTGTGTGGAGGACtggcggtggtggtggaaaTCTTTCTTCGCCTCGGGTTCAGTATCACTATACGTCTTCCTGTACTCTATCAATTACTTGGTTTTTGACCTACAGAGTTTGAGTGGTCCTGTGTCAGCCATGCTCTATCTCGGGTATTCATTGCTCATGGCAGTCGCGGTCATGTTGTCTACTGGAGCCATTGGCTTCCTCATGTCCTTCTACTTTGTGCATCACCTCTTCTCATCTGTAAAGATTGATTAG
- the LOC119990565 gene encoding probable acyl-activating enzyme 5, peroxisomal, whose product MEDLKPSLANTSPLTPLGFLERAATVYGDCPSVIYNTTTYTWSQTHRRCLQVASSLASLGVRRGHVVSVIAHNIPAMYELQFAVPMSGAILNNINTRLDAHTVSVILLHAESKLVIVDCLSRALVLEAVSLLPPHIRPPPLVLITDDDEPSSPAVEFSCTYQSLVMNGDPEFKWVRPKSDWDPIVLNYTSGTTSSPKGVVHCHRGIFIITVDSLIDWGVPKQPIYLWTLPIFHANGWSYPWGMAAVGGVNICLRKFDASTIYSEIKRHGVTHMCGAPVVLNMLSSSSDTEPLKNPVEILTAGAPPPAAVLFRTESLGFLVSHGYGLTETAGLVVSCAWKPQWNLLPATEKARLKARQGVGIVGFTEVNVVDEESGVSVKRDGSTLGEVVLRGGCVMLGYLKDPEGTSKCMKENGWFYTGDVGVMHPDGYLEIKDRSKDVIISGGENLSSVEVESVLYTNPAVNEAAVVARPDEYWGETPCAFVSLKTGLTQKPTEKEIIDYCRSRLPHYMVPKTVVFKEELPKTSTGKIQKFILREIAKAMGGSRLSKM is encoded by the exons ATGGAGGATCTGAAGCCAAGCCTTGCAAACACATCTCCACTAACTCCACTTGGTTTCTTGGAGAGAGCAGCCACCGTATACGGTGATTGTCCCTCCGTCATCTACAACACCACCACTTACACGTGGTCTCAGACTCACCGTCGATGTCTCCAGGTTGCCTCGTCACTTGCGTCTCTCGGAGTTCGGAGGGGCCACGTGGTTTCTGTCATCGCACACAACATCCCAGCCATGTACGAGCTTCAGTTCGCCGTGCCTATGTCCGGTGCTATTCTCAACAACATCAACACGCGACTCGACGCGCATACTGTCTCCGTAATCCTCCTCCACGCCGAGTCTAAGCTTGTAATCGTCGATTGCCTCTCACGCGCTTTGGTTCTTGAAGCGGTCTCGTTGCTTCCTCCTCACATAAGACCGCCTCCACTCGTGCTTATCACGGATGACGATGAGCCGTCATCACCAGCCGTTGAGTTTTCTTGCACGTATCAGAGTTTGGTGATGAACGGTGATCCCGAGTTCAAGTGGGTCCGGCCTAAGAGTGATTGGGACCCTATTGTGTTAAACTACACTTCCGGAACGACGTCGTCTCCTAAAGGTGTGGTCCACTGTCATCGTGGGATATTCATCATAACCGTTGATTCCTTGATTGATTGGGGAGTACCGAAGCAGCCTATTTACTTGTGGACCCTACCGATTTTCCACGCCAATGGATGGAGCTACCCTTGGGGAATGGCCGCCGTCGGTGGCGTCAATATCTGCCTCCGTAAATTCGATGCTTCCACGATCTACAGCGAGATCAAGAGACATGGTGTCACTCACATGTGTGGAGCGCCTGTGGTGCTCAACATGCTATCAAGTTCTTCGGACACCGAACCCCTCAAGAACCCGGTCGAAATCCTAACGGCCGGGGCTCCGCCACCGGCTGCCGTTCTATTCAGGACCGAGTCGCTGGGTTTCTTAGTGAGTCATGGTTACGGATTGACCGAAACAGCCGGACTTGTTGTTTCGTGCGCTTGGAAACCTCAGTGGAATTTGTTGCCGGCGACGGAGAAAGCGAGGCTCAAAGCAAGGCAAGGAGTGGGAATTGTTGGGTTTACAGAAGTGAACGTGGTGGATGAGGAGTCAGGAGTGAGTGTGAAGCGAGACGGGTCAACGCTCGGTGAAGTTGTTTTACGAG GTGGGTGTGTAATGTTGGGTTATCTCAAGGACCCAGAAGGCACATCAAAGTGCATGAAAGAGAATGGGTGGTTCTACACCGGAGATGTGGGTGTAATGCATCCCGACGGGTATCTTGAGATCAAAGATCGATCGAAGGACGTGATAATCAGCGGCGGAGAGAACCTGAGCAGTGTGGAGGTTGAGTCTGTGCTGTACACGAACCCAGCCGTGAACGAGGCCGCCGTTGTGGCACGTCCGGACGAATACTGGGGGGAGACGCCGTGTGCGTTTGTGAGTTTAAAGACTGGGTTGACTCAGAAGCCGACGGAAAAGGAGATCATAGACTACTGCAGATCAAGGCTGCCACACTACATGGTACCAAAAACAGTGGTGTTTaaggaggagcttcccaagactTCCACAGGTAAGATTCAGAAATTTATTCTGAGAGAAATAGCAAAGGCCATGGGTGGTTCAAGGTTGAGTAAAATGTAA
- the LOC119990568 gene encoding vacuolar cation/proton exchanger 3-like isoform X2 has protein sequence MENHKNPIVRIHSHVEMAPLEDRAVLDLQDESLDSPESIARHQHYNMNTVDSQDGCVTYIRKNSVLNSIKIVVFSTKLNLLIPFGPLAILVDKFIGNHGWVFVLSLLGIIPMAERLGFTTEQLAFFTGPTVGGLLNATFGNATELIISILALRNGMMRVVQQSLLGSILSNMLLVLGCAFFSGGLVVRKREQVFNKAAAGVNCGLLLMAVMGLLFPAVLHATHTEVHFGKSELALSRFSSCVMLVAYAAFLHFQLRKQDTLYVSVDENPSQINTDDEEDPEISKWESIIWLSLITSWISVLSEYLVDAIEGASVSLKMPMAFISVILLPIVGNAAEHASAIVFAMKDRLDISLGVAIGSSTQISMFGVPFCVVIGWIMGHPMDLNFQLFETATLFITVLVVAFMLQEGTSNYFKGLMLIFCYLIVAASFFVHIDPTSVEDEPGKPSG, from the exons ATGGAGAACCATAAGAATCCGATTGTTCGAATCCATTCCCATGTTGAG ATGGCACCACTAGAGGACAGGGCAGTTCTGGATTTACAGGATGAGAGTCTTGATAGTCCTGAATCAATTGCTAGACATCAACATTATAATATGAATACCGTTGATTCTCAAGATGGTTGTGTCACTTACATCAGAAAGAATAGTGTGTTAAATAGCATAAAGATTGTAGTATTCTCAACCAAACTCAACTTACTTATTCCTTTCGGACCTCTAGCAATCTTGGTGGACAAATTCATTGGTAATCAT GGTTGGGTCTTTGTGTTGAGCTTATTGGGCATCATACCTATGGCTGAGCGTCTGGGCTTTACTACAGA GCAGCTGGCATTTTTTACTGGACCAACAG TTGGAGGTCTTTTGAATGCTACTTTTGGAAATGCAACAGAATTGATAATATCAATTTTAGCATTAAGAAATGGCATGATGCGTGTTGTTCAGCAGTCGTTACTTGGGTCAATTTTGTCCAATATGCTGCTAGTCCTTGGATGTGCATTCTTCAGTGGTGGACTTGTAGTTAGAAAGAGAGAACAAGTGTTTAATAAG GCAGCTGCTGGAGTGAACTGTGGATTGCTCTTGATGGCAGTCATGGGCCTCCTGTTTCCTGCTGTCCTCCATGCCACACACACAGAAGTGCATTTTGGGAAGTCTGAGTTGGCTCTTTCTAGGTTTAGTAGCTGTGTCATGCTTGTGGCCTATGCTGCCTTTCTACATTTCCAGCTGAGAAAACAGGACACATTATATGTTTCAGTTGACGAG AATCCAAGTCAAATAAATACAGACGATGAAGAGGATCCTGAGATCTCGAAATGGGAATCAATAATATGGCTCTCTCTTATTACTTCATGGATCTCAGTCCTCTCAGAGTACCTAGTTGATGCCATTGAG GGAGCTTCTGTTTCTTTGAAGATGCCAATGGCATTCATTAGTGTTATTCTGCTCCCTATTGTTGGAAATGCAGCAGAGCATGCGAGTGCGATTGTTTTTGCTATGAAGGACAGGCTT GACATATCTTTGGGTGTGGCAATAGGTTCATCTACACAGATATCCATGTTTGGG GTCCCCTTTTGCGTGGTCATTGGGTGGATCATGGGGCATCCCATGGACCTAAATTTTCAACTCTTTGAAACTGCCACACTTTTCATTACTGTTCTAGTGGTAGCCTTCATGCTCCAG GAGGGGACCTCTAATTACTTCAAAGGATTAATGCTCATTTTCTGCTACCTGATAGTCGCTGCAAGTTTCTTTGTACATATAGACCCTACTTCAGTAG AAGATGAACCCGGAAAACCAAGTGGATGA
- the LOC119990568 gene encoding vacuolar cation/proton exchanger 3-like isoform X1 — MENHKNPIVRIHSHVEMAPLEDRAVLDLQDESLDSPESIARHQHYNMNTVDSQDGCVTYIRKNSVLNSIKIVVFSTKLNLLIPFGPLAILVDKFIGNHGWVFVLSLLGIIPMAERLGFTTEQLAFFTGPTGISSFAIANQQPLLNFCYFNIIGGLLNATFGNATELIISILALRNGMMRVVQQSLLGSILSNMLLVLGCAFFSGGLVVRKREQVFNKAAAGVNCGLLLMAVMGLLFPAVLHATHTEVHFGKSELALSRFSSCVMLVAYAAFLHFQLRKQDTLYVSVDENPSQINTDDEEDPEISKWESIIWLSLITSWISVLSEYLVDAIEGASVSLKMPMAFISVILLPIVGNAAEHASAIVFAMKDRLDISLGVAIGSSTQISMFGVPFCVVIGWIMGHPMDLNFQLFETATLFITVLVVAFMLQEGTSNYFKGLMLIFCYLIVAASFFVHIDPTSVEDEPGKPSG; from the exons ATGGAGAACCATAAGAATCCGATTGTTCGAATCCATTCCCATGTTGAG ATGGCACCACTAGAGGACAGGGCAGTTCTGGATTTACAGGATGAGAGTCTTGATAGTCCTGAATCAATTGCTAGACATCAACATTATAATATGAATACCGTTGATTCTCAAGATGGTTGTGTCACTTACATCAGAAAGAATAGTGTGTTAAATAGCATAAAGATTGTAGTATTCTCAACCAAACTCAACTTACTTATTCCTTTCGGACCTCTAGCAATCTTGGTGGACAAATTCATTGGTAATCAT GGTTGGGTCTTTGTGTTGAGCTTATTGGGCATCATACCTATGGCTGAGCGTCTGGGCTTTACTACAGA GCAGCTGGCATTTTTTACTGGACCAACAGGTATTTCGTCTTTCGCCATTGCTAACCAGCAACCtctattaaatttttgttattttaatatTA TTGGAGGTCTTTTGAATGCTACTTTTGGAAATGCAACAGAATTGATAATATCAATTTTAGCATTAAGAAATGGCATGATGCGTGTTGTTCAGCAGTCGTTACTTGGGTCAATTTTGTCCAATATGCTGCTAGTCCTTGGATGTGCATTCTTCAGTGGTGGACTTGTAGTTAGAAAGAGAGAACAAGTGTTTAATAAG GCAGCTGCTGGAGTGAACTGTGGATTGCTCTTGATGGCAGTCATGGGCCTCCTGTTTCCTGCTGTCCTCCATGCCACACACACAGAAGTGCATTTTGGGAAGTCTGAGTTGGCTCTTTCTAGGTTTAGTAGCTGTGTCATGCTTGTGGCCTATGCTGCCTTTCTACATTTCCAGCTGAGAAAACAGGACACATTATATGTTTCAGTTGACGAG AATCCAAGTCAAATAAATACAGACGATGAAGAGGATCCTGAGATCTCGAAATGGGAATCAATAATATGGCTCTCTCTTATTACTTCATGGATCTCAGTCCTCTCAGAGTACCTAGTTGATGCCATTGAG GGAGCTTCTGTTTCTTTGAAGATGCCAATGGCATTCATTAGTGTTATTCTGCTCCCTATTGTTGGAAATGCAGCAGAGCATGCGAGTGCGATTGTTTTTGCTATGAAGGACAGGCTT GACATATCTTTGGGTGTGGCAATAGGTTCATCTACACAGATATCCATGTTTGGG GTCCCCTTTTGCGTGGTCATTGGGTGGATCATGGGGCATCCCATGGACCTAAATTTTCAACTCTTTGAAACTGCCACACTTTTCATTACTGTTCTAGTGGTAGCCTTCATGCTCCAG GAGGGGACCTCTAATTACTTCAAAGGATTAATGCTCATTTTCTGCTACCTGATAGTCGCTGCAAGTTTCTTTGTACATATAGACCCTACTTCAGTAG AAGATGAACCCGGAAAACCAAGTGGATGA
- the LOC119990568 gene encoding vacuolar cation/proton exchanger 2-like isoform X3: MENHKNPIVRIHSHVEMAPLEDRAVLDLQDESLDSPESIARHQHYNMNTVDSQDGCVTYIRKNSVLNSIKIVVFSTKLNLLIPFGPLAILVDKFIGNHGWVFVLSLLGIIPMAERLGFTTEQLAFFTGPTGISSFAIANQQPLLNFCYFNIIGGLLNATFGNATELIISILALRNGMMRVVQQSLLGSILSNMLLVLGCAFFSGGLVVRKREQVFNKAAAGVNCGLLLMAVMGLLFPAVLHATHTEVHFGKSELALSRFSSCVMLVAYAAFLHFQLRKQDTLYVSVDEGASVSLKMPMAFISVILLPIVGNAAEHASAIVFAMKDRLDISLGVAIGSSTQISMFGVPFCVVIGWIMGHPMDLNFQLFETATLFITVLVVAFMLQEGTSNYFKGLMLIFCYLIVAASFFVHIDPTSVEDEPGKPSG; this comes from the exons ATGGAGAACCATAAGAATCCGATTGTTCGAATCCATTCCCATGTTGAG ATGGCACCACTAGAGGACAGGGCAGTTCTGGATTTACAGGATGAGAGTCTTGATAGTCCTGAATCAATTGCTAGACATCAACATTATAATATGAATACCGTTGATTCTCAAGATGGTTGTGTCACTTACATCAGAAAGAATAGTGTGTTAAATAGCATAAAGATTGTAGTATTCTCAACCAAACTCAACTTACTTATTCCTTTCGGACCTCTAGCAATCTTGGTGGACAAATTCATTGGTAATCAT GGTTGGGTCTTTGTGTTGAGCTTATTGGGCATCATACCTATGGCTGAGCGTCTGGGCTTTACTACAGA GCAGCTGGCATTTTTTACTGGACCAACAGGTATTTCGTCTTTCGCCATTGCTAACCAGCAACCtctattaaatttttgttattttaatatTA TTGGAGGTCTTTTGAATGCTACTTTTGGAAATGCAACAGAATTGATAATATCAATTTTAGCATTAAGAAATGGCATGATGCGTGTTGTTCAGCAGTCGTTACTTGGGTCAATTTTGTCCAATATGCTGCTAGTCCTTGGATGTGCATTCTTCAGTGGTGGACTTGTAGTTAGAAAGAGAGAACAAGTGTTTAATAAG GCAGCTGCTGGAGTGAACTGTGGATTGCTCTTGATGGCAGTCATGGGCCTCCTGTTTCCTGCTGTCCTCCATGCCACACACACAGAAGTGCATTTTGGGAAGTCTGAGTTGGCTCTTTCTAGGTTTAGTAGCTGTGTCATGCTTGTGGCCTATGCTGCCTTTCTACATTTCCAGCTGAGAAAACAGGACACATTATATGTTTCAGTTGACGAG GGAGCTTCTGTTTCTTTGAAGATGCCAATGGCATTCATTAGTGTTATTCTGCTCCCTATTGTTGGAAATGCAGCAGAGCATGCGAGTGCGATTGTTTTTGCTATGAAGGACAGGCTT GACATATCTTTGGGTGTGGCAATAGGTTCATCTACACAGATATCCATGTTTGGG GTCCCCTTTTGCGTGGTCATTGGGTGGATCATGGGGCATCCCATGGACCTAAATTTTCAACTCTTTGAAACTGCCACACTTTTCATTACTGTTCTAGTGGTAGCCTTCATGCTCCAG GAGGGGACCTCTAATTACTTCAAAGGATTAATGCTCATTTTCTGCTACCTGATAGTCGCTGCAAGTTTCTTTGTACATATAGACCCTACTTCAGTAG AAGATGAACCCGGAAAACCAAGTGGATGA
- the LOC119990569 gene encoding uncharacterized protein LOC119990569, whose product MRAKTLVRRPKLCRSPHPVTSNSTMRTRLPVLEMQLVLDGSLGVMLTEFAQSEDNGEDASGSESEEEDWLTVNSQETCIKCNEVGQMLVCSVSDCPVAVHEKCLAFKPRLDDMGNFRCPYCWYKQAVEKKWELRKKVMLAKNALSDFINFKVVEDDQEKMKDGKAKENGVNTSPLDCCDHEKGVEDEERAEPSNTCCVEEDIVVNVSLHMPGEGTMTADMSKDKQGIREKEEQAHLEAAENTVSSTKEDTGLKVPADDGDMSEASDSDTQAPLVHRTPTKQRSKMKVGGKNVDPSKKPLPQIRKILERRAKNQIKKEIAYLESSYQLNVVSSNESRKRARWTQEEEDILKEGVQRFSSNKNVNFPWKKVLEFGRHVFNPTRTSTDLKEKWKRL is encoded by the exons ATGAGAGCCAAAACCCTCGTGCGTAGGCCAAAGTTGTGCAGATCGCCTCATCCTGTCACCTCCAACTCCACAATGAGGACGCGACTTCCTGTCCTTGAAATG CAGTTAGTATTAGATGGCTCATTGGGTGTAATGCTTACTGAGTTTGCACAGAGTGAAGATAATGGAGAAGATGCAAGTGGTAGTGagagtgaagaagaagattggTTAACTGTGAATTCTCAAGAGACCTGTATCAAATGCAATGAGGTAGGCCAAATGTTGGTTTGTAGTGTTAGTGACTGTCCGGTTGCTGTTCACGAGAAGTGCTTGGCTTTCAAACCTAGATTAGATGATATGGGAAACTTCCGCTGCCCTTATTGTTGGTACAAACAAGCAGTAGAAAAGAAATGGGAGTTAAGGAAGAAGGTTATGCTTGCGAAGAACGCGTTGTCTGATTTTATAAATTTCAAAGTTGTCGAGGATGACCAGGAAAAGATGAAGGATGGGAAAGCTAAAGAGAATGGTGTAAATACATCACCGCTAGATTGCTGTGATCATGAGAAAGGTGTTGAAGATGAAGAGCGAGCAGAGCCTTCAAATACTTGCTGTGTTGAAGAAGATATAGTTGTGAATGTTTCACTTCATATGCCAGGAGAAGGAACCATGACAGCTGATATGTCCAAAGACAAGCAAGGcataagggagaaagaagaacaAGCACATCTGGAAGCTGCAGAAAATACCGTTTCATCTACTAAAGAAGACACTGGTCTGAAGGTGCCTGCAGATGATGGTGACATGTCTGAAGCATCTGATTCAGACACTCAGGCACCTTTGGTACATAGGACACCGACCAAACAGAGAAGTAAAATGAAAGTAGGTGGCAAGAATGTTGATCCGTCTAAGAAACCACTGCCTCAGATACGCAAGATTCTGGAGAGAAGAGctaaaaatcaaattaagaaaGAAATTGCCTACCTAGAATCTTCTTATCAACT GAATGTGGTGTCTTCTAATGAAAGCCGTAAGAGAGCACGTTGGACACAGGAGGAGGAAGATATATTAAAG GAAGGAGTGCAGAGATTTTCATCGAACAAGAACGTAAATTTTCCTTGGAAGAAAGTCTTGGAATTTGGTCGCCATGTTTTTAATCCAACTCGTACTTCTACTGATctcaaagaaaaatggaaaagatTATAG
- the LOC119990566 gene encoding glucose-1-phosphate adenylyltransferase small subunit 2, chloroplastic: MAASMNAIGILRAPSSASSSSSSSPHSSNLSRKAAFRSLSFSSSQITGEKVSSQEFSGRRETGSRNQRTPMIVSPIAVSDSKNSQTCLDPDASRSVLGIILGGGAGTRLYPLTKKRAKPAVPLGANYRLIDIPVSNCLNSNISKIYVLTQFNSASLNRHLSRAYASNMGGYKNEGFVEVLAAQQSPENPNWFQGTADAVRQYLWLFEEHNVLEYLVLAGDHLYRMDYEKFIQAHRETDADITVAALPMDEKRATAFGLMKIDEEGRIIEFAEKPKGEQLKAMKVDTTILGLDEERAKEMPYIASMGIYVVSKDVMTNLLRDTFPGANDFGSEVIPGATSIGLRVQAYLYDGYWEDIGTIEAFYNANLGITKKPIPDFSFYDRSSPIYTQPRYLPPSKMLDADVTDSVIGEGCVIKNCKIHHSVVGLRSCISEGAIIEDTLLMGADYYETDADRRFLAAKGSVPIGIGKNSHIKRAIIDKNARIGDNVKIINRDHVQEAARETDGYFIKSGIVTVIKDALIPSGTVI, from the exons ATGGCAGCGAGTATGAATGCGATCGGGATTTTGAGAGCGCCTTCGTCGGCGTCTtcatcgtcgtcgtcgtcgcCGCATTCATCGAATTTAAGTAGGAAAGCTGCCTTCCGAAGCCTATCATTCTCGTCGTCCCAGATAACCGGAGAGAAGGTTTCATCCCAAGAGTTTTCTGGTCGGCGAGAAACAGGTTCTAGAAATCAGAGGACTCCAATGATCGTTTCTCCGATAGCAGTTTCGGATTCGAAGAACTCGCAGACATGTCTTGACCCCGACGCCAGCCGT AGTGTTTTGGGCATTATACTTGGTGGTGGTGCTGGGACCCGCCTTTACCCGCTTACCAAGAAAAGGGCGAAACCTGCTGTTCCTTTAGGAGCAAATTACAGACTGATTGATATTCCAGTGAGCAATTGCTTGAACAGCAACATATCAAAGATCTATGTTCTCACACAATTCAACTCTGCATCTCTCAATCGCCACCTTTCTCGGGCATATGCCAGTAACATGGGTGGCTACAAGAATGAAGGCTTTGTTGAAGTTCTTGCTGCTCAGCAGAGTCCAGAAAACCCTAATTGGTTCCAG GGAACAGCTGATGCAGTTAGACAGTACTTGTGGTTATTTGAGGAGCATAATGTCTTGGAGTACCTGGTTCTGGCTGGGGATCATTTGTACCGAATGGATTATGAGAAATTCATCCAAGCACACAGGGAAACAGACGCAGATATTACTGTAGCTGCACTCCCAATGGATGAAAAACGCGCCACCGCATTTGGTCTTATGAAGATTGATGAAGAAGGTCGTATTATTGAATTTGCCGAGAAACCAAAAGGGGAGCAACTGAAAGCTATGAAG GTTGACACGACCATATTAGGTCTTGACGAAGAGAGAGCTAAAGAGATGCCCTACATTGCTAGTATGGGTATCTATGTCGTCAGCAAAGATGTGATGACAAACCTACTTCGGGATACGTTTCCTGGAGCCAATGATTTTGGAAGTGAAGTTATTCCTGGTGCAACTTCAATTGGATTGAGG GTTCAAGCTTACTTATATGATGGCTACTGGGAAGACATTGGTACAATTGAGGCATTTTATAATGCAAATTTGGGAATCACTAAAAAGCCAATACCTGATTTCAG CTTCTATGACCGTTCATCTCCAATCTACACCCAACCTCGCTATTTGCCTCCGTCTAAGATGCTGGATGCAGACGTCACTGATAGTGTTATCGGGGAAGGTTGTGTGATCAAG AACTGTAAAATTCACCATTCTGTGGTTGGGCTTCGATCTTGCATATCTGAAGGTGCAATTATAGAGGACACATTGCTGATGGGAGCAGATTATTATGAG ACGGATGCTGACAGGAGATTTCTGGCTGCAAAGGGTAGCGTACCAATCGGTATTGGCAAAAACTCTCACATCAAAAGAGCGATAATTGACAAGAATGCTAGGATCGGGGACAACGTGAAG ATCATTAACCGCGACCATGTCCAAGAAGCAGCTAGGGAGACTGATGGATATTTCATAAAGAGCGGGATTGTGACTGTAATCAAGGATGCTCTGATACCTAGTGGAACTGTGATCTAG